One Bosea sp. 685 DNA segment encodes these proteins:
- a CDS encoding FRG domain-containing protein, producing MSKDELERLVREAYEHWIKFVEFMDERTHTRWVFRGVGSPTHLFVPSVGRSTAYNALDEVRVFRAFQRSAGSMLETSLSNDWEWLAVAQHHGLPTRLLDWSTNPLVACFFAVASGSQDDDAVVHSFSISEEYTVDPGKHSDPFAIDKVLFLLPTKTAARIVNQRGLFSVHPKPDVPWDSGNIASFTIPARMRARFRRRLFKMGVDHSHIYPDLGGLCETLKWRYEAGIGIGTPMIG from the coding sequence TTGAGCAAGGACGAACTCGAACGCCTCGTCCGGGAGGCTTATGAGCACTGGATCAAGTTCGTAGAATTCATGGATGAGCGTACCCACACGCGGTGGGTTTTTCGGGGTGTGGGTTCGCCCACTCATCTGTTCGTGCCGAGCGTCGGTCGCAGCACCGCGTACAATGCCCTGGATGAAGTCCGAGTTTTTCGCGCCTTTCAGCGCTCTGCCGGATCGATGCTTGAAACGTCACTCAGCAATGACTGGGAATGGCTCGCCGTCGCTCAGCATCATGGATTACCTACGCGACTGCTCGATTGGTCTACCAATCCATTAGTCGCCTGCTTCTTCGCGGTGGCTAGCGGCTCCCAGGATGACGACGCCGTGGTGCACAGTTTTAGCATTTCCGAGGAGTACACGGTCGACCCCGGAAAGCATTCCGATCCATTTGCGATCGACAAAGTTCTGTTCTTGCTACCGACCAAAACCGCGGCCAGAATCGTCAATCAGAGGGGGCTATTCTCTGTGCACCCGAAACCGGATGTGCCGTGGGATTCCGGTAACATTGCGAGCTTTACGATACCGGCGCGAATGCGAGCTAGATTTCGCCGTCGGCTCTTTAAGATGGGCGTTGACCACAGTCACATTTATCCAGACTTGGGCGGTCTCTGTGAAACCCTCAAGTGGCGCTATGAGGCCGGCATTGGCATCGGCACACCGATGATTGGATGA
- a CDS encoding MurR/RpiR family transcriptional regulator — translation MSRALKPTTDLANRIAQIYPSLSEGHRKAADFVLQSPLDSATVTIEGLAEKSGTSTATVTRFVRALGYRNYGDFRAALSAALKVAMGPVEGLADARATAGSVFSTMTTTLKREAANLDEAIATLEEETVNRAIALLLKARRLFIVGSGASYYVGAFLEDGLALYLDAEVVFASSRGGPERAVRHMLSAGPEDVVIAISLPRYSRNTLELAKFAKKRGAVLLALTDGPSSPLVPLADMTFFAPARNSFLPNSPTAAFAVADALITTLARERPDAVEALKGLSESLLWTFHY, via the coding sequence ATGTCACGCGCCCTGAAGCCGACGACGGATCTCGCCAACCGCATCGCCCAGATCTACCCCTCGCTCAGCGAGGGCCATCGCAAGGCGGCCGATTTCGTGCTGCAGAGCCCGCTCGATTCCGCGACCGTCACCATCGAGGGGCTGGCCGAAAAGAGCGGCACCTCGACCGCGACCGTGACCCGCTTCGTCCGGGCCCTGGGCTATCGCAATTACGGCGATTTCCGCGCCGCTTTGTCGGCGGCGCTCAAGGTCGCGATGGGGCCGGTGGAAGGCCTCGCCGATGCCCGCGCCACGGCGGGCTCGGTCTTTTCCACCATGACAACGACGCTGAAGCGCGAGGCTGCCAATCTCGACGAGGCGATCGCGACGCTGGAGGAGGAGACGGTCAACCGCGCCATCGCCCTGCTCTTGAAGGCGCGCCGCCTCTTCATCGTCGGCTCCGGCGCGAGCTACTATGTCGGCGCCTTCCTGGAGGACGGGCTGGCGCTCTATCTCGACGCCGAGGTCGTCTTCGCCTCTTCGCGCGGCGGGCCGGAGCGCGCCGTCCGCCATATGCTCTCGGCCGGTCCGGAGGATGTCGTCATCGCGATCTCGCTGCCGCGCTATTCGCGCAACACGCTCGAGCTCGCCAAATTCGCCAAGAAGCGCGGCGCCGTCCTGCTCGCTTTGACCGACGGACCCTCATCGCCGCTGGTGCCGCTGGCCGACATGACCTTCTTCGCCCCGGCTCGCAACAGCTTCCTGCCGAACTCGCCGACCGCCGCCTTCGCCGTCGCCGACGCGCTGATCACCACGCTGGCCCGCGAGCGCCCGGATGCGGTCGAGGCGCTGAAGGGGCTGAGCGAGAGCCTGCTTTGGACCTTTCATTATTAG